CCGGGGAATGAAGGAAGGGCAGACGGTTGAAGAGTACGTCCAACAGCTGGCAGACGAGCTCGACGCAAAGTTTCAGGAGATTGGGCCGGATACGGTCTGCGCCTTTGTGGCAGAGCCGGTGGTAGGAGCGGTATGTGCCTCAACCGTCCTATTGGGGCAGACTCGACTAACATGGTTTTCGCATAGACACTGGGCTGTGTTCCCGCCGTTCCAGGCTACTTCAAGGCTATGAGAAAAGTCTGTGATAAATACGGCGCTCTTCTTATCCTGGACGGTAAACCTTGAGCAACTATGGCCTCGATCGAGATATGTCCGGCTGACCCCTTTGCAGAAGTCATGTCCGGCATGGGCCGCTCCGGAACGTTGCACGCTTGGCAGCAAGAAGGCGTCACGCCCGACATCCAGACGCTCGCAAagggccttggtggtggttaCGCATCGGTTGCCGGAATGCTGATCAACCATCGTGTTACGGATGCCCTGAAGAATGGCAGCGGGTACGCGCGCGACCGTCGTCGGTCTTTCAAGTTGCACGACGCTGACGGACATCAACTCTAGGGCTTTCTCGCACGGACACACATACCAGGGCCATCCTGTTGGATGTGCCGCGGCATTGGAAGTCCAGCGCATCATCCGAGAAGAGAACCTTGTCGAGAACGTTCGGGAGCAAGGAGCCTTGCTCGGAAAGCTGTTGCACAAATATCTCGATAGCCACCCGCATGTCGGTGATGTTCGCGGCAAGGGCTTGTTCTGGGGGGTGAGTGACTACCGATAGACAAAAAAATGGAGTGCAGTGGCTCACAGACTGGACAGATCGAGTTTGTTGCCgacaagaagaccaaggagccATTTCCGCCATCTGCCGGCATCGCCAACGCCGTCCACACCAAAGGCCTAAACGACCTTGGCATTAGCTTGTATCCGGGAACGGGCACTATGAATGGCGTTGAAGGAGATCATGTCCTCTTGGCGCCGGCTTATACCAGCACAAGagaggagattgaggagatTGCACTAAAGGTCAAAGAGGCGGTGTTGCAAGCATTTGAGGGGGTCAAGTTGACTCGGAAATAAATCCGTTTGTAGCTTGAAGGTCGATTCTAGGAAATGAGAAGCCTTTCGACCATGATCTAGATATTGGGCACGAGATATGTGGTCCTCTTGGCGGCGCCTTGGACCGAATGCAACCCATGAGAAAGAGCGACTTCACAGTTGTCGCTCATGATAGATCAGAAgggcggcagcagcaatcCTGTAATTAAACACCCAACACTGGGCTCACGATGCCGTAGTTAAGCCTGCTAGTTGTTAATTCGTTGCTTCTTTTAGTACTGTACCCATAGGGGTAATTAAAAGGGCAAGGTCAGTCGGCGTTATTACATGATTAGATACGGGCCCGTCAGGTAGGGCCAGACTCTCTTCTCGCACTCTTACGCTTATTACGCCCGGGTGCCTTACGCCGCAGTCCAGTGCGCAGCCacagtcagtcagtcaaCCAGTCAGTGTCCAATCTTGTCAGAGGCAAAGAGCGAACTTCAAGACAACATCCACGGCCTGCGGGCTCTCGATTCGACGACGCGAAATCATAGCGCTTTACCTCGGAAGAGACACTTGGCTTCGGCCTTTCGTCTCCATTATATTTTCGCCTCCATTTTGTGGTGGCCTACTCGATCTGTTCTTCTACCCTCACAGTCAGTAGTCGCTCACGTTATGACCAAGCTTCTTCGACAATCGCCGTCGAccctcgccatggccaagccAACCATCCTTTACACTGGCCAGCCCATCATGTTTGCACATGAAGCTTGGGCCACGTTCCGCACTAGATTCGACATCCTCACCTACGACCTGAAGACGCGAGCCGAACTCATCGAGGCCTTCTCCCCAGGGGGTAAATACTCCAAGATCGACGCAATAATCCGCCCTAACCTCTCCCCAACCATGCTCCCTCCGCTCGATAAAGAGCTGGTTGGCCATCTGCCCTCTTCGTGCAAAATCGTCTCGTATTGTAACCATGGCtatgatggcgaggatgtcgaggctctcgagcGAAGAGGAATATGGTACTGCAACGGTGCCGGGGGCGCAACCGAGTCAACCGCCGACATTGGCCTTTTCCTTATCCTTGCCGCCTTTCGCTTTACCTCATTTGGTGAGCTGACTCTCCGAAAAACAGGAGAGGCTCGGCAGTTCCACGTCCAAGACATCTGCGCCGAAGCACACGAGCCCGGCGGCAAGGTCCTCGGGATAGTTGGGATGGGCGGAATCGGCACAGCGGTTGCAAGACGGGCTCGGGCTCTAGGCATGGCGATCCACTACTCAGACCGCCGCAGAAAACAGACCGGCGAGGAGGGGGCCCTTGGCAA
This genomic interval from Fusarium keratoplasticum isolate Fu6.1 chromosome 9, whole genome shotgun sequence contains the following:
- a CDS encoding Aminotransferase, translating into MLCRSTSKVPLRAFAGVRSVVEINVATSVRSTRPPSAPAVRAFLTSASFVDGRTDQGGKENIPSAVLHRSLKDAPLQVVSGDGKYLTFSNGHKIMDTTCGAAVACIGYGNKRVQKAMTEQMDKFAYCNSMFFGHPVGEALAAELVNGTNGVMSKAYIMCSGSEAMESAMKMARQYYVELSPKQNKRVNFIAREGSYHSTTLGSLSMSGHVARRSLFQDMLLPNVHRVSACNAYRGMKEGQTVEEYVQQLADELDAKFQEIGPDTVCAFVAEPVVGATLGCVPAVPGYFKAMRKVCDKYGALLILDEVMSGMGRSGTLHAWQQEGVTPDIQTLAKGLGGGYASVAGMLINHRVTDALKNGSGAFSHGHTYQGHPVGCAAALEVQRIIREENLVENVREQGALLGKLLHKYLDSHPHVGDVRGKGLFWGIEFVADKKTKEPFPPSAGIANAVHTKGLNDLGISLYPGTGTMNGVEGDHVLLAPAYTSTREEIEEIALKVKEAVLQAFEGVKLTRK